The Amylolactobacillus amylophilus DSM 20533 = JCM 1125 genome contains a region encoding:
- a CDS encoding LiaF transmembrane domain-containing protein has product MRNHQRWFWGILFLIGAALLVASKMGLITYELGFWTIVAIGFAVVIFVKSLVYGSFPGMIFPVAVVAIIFAKPLGIEALSPWTILGAATLLSIGLSLIFHKNSSNWGTHVNVTHVHDDDENERVVYSRPDKKLKKSVSDFVEDVVDGVVDGEYTEVHHEPAQDNVKDTEDEQEPTVGESEAEARYKNTGKRKIVINSQLNSTVRYLKSDRLEQVNINNTLGETTVYFDQVQIPTELNIIVTNKFGDVDLYMPREWDVRITANSTFGSLDERGAKQTKQGPVVNISGSSAFGELTIKYI; this is encoded by the coding sequence ATGCGGAATCATCAAAGATGGTTTTGGGGAATTTTGTTTTTAATAGGGGCCGCACTTCTTGTTGCAAGTAAGATGGGACTAATTACATATGAGCTCGGTTTCTGGACGATTGTGGCGATTGGCTTTGCCGTAGTGATTTTTGTGAAAAGTCTGGTTTATGGCTCGTTTCCTGGAATGATTTTCCCAGTCGCGGTCGTAGCCATTATCTTTGCTAAGCCGCTCGGAATTGAGGCGCTGTCCCCGTGGACAATCCTTGGCGCTGCAACGCTGCTCTCAATCGGTCTCTCGTTAATTTTCCACAAAAACTCCTCGAATTGGGGGACTCACGTGAATGTGACCCACGTTCACGATGACGATGAGAACGAGCGCGTGGTCTACTCTCGGCCGGACAAGAAACTTAAGAAGTCAGTCTCTGATTTCGTGGAAGATGTCGTTGATGGCGTTGTTGATGGTGAGTACACAGAAGTCCATCATGAGCCGGCACAAGATAACGTAAAAGACACCGAGGATGAGCAAGAACCCACAGTCGGTGAATCTGAGGCGGAGGCACGCTATAAGAATACGGGCAAACGAAAGATTGTGATTAACAGTCAGCTGAATAGTACGGTCCGTTATCTGAAGTCGGATCGCTTGGAACAGGTGAATATTAATAACACGCTAGGTGAGACGACCGTTTACTTTGATCAAGTTCAAATTCCAACAGAGCTGAACATTATTGTGACGAACAAGTTCGGCGACGTTGATCTCTATATGCCCAGAGAATGGGATGTGCGGATCACTGCCAATTCGACGTTTGGCTCACTTGATGAAAGGGGGGCGAAGCAGACCAAGCAGGGGCCAGTCGTGAATATTTCTGGTTCTAGTGCCTTTGGTGAATTAACCATTAAGTATATTTAA
- the thiD gene encoding bifunctional hydroxymethylpyrimidine kinase/phosphomethylpyrimidine kinase: MTNEQVQAVTIAGNDSDGSAGMPADLHAFFARHVYGMGILTAAVAGNSHSIAAAEVMPPDFIAKQFEMLAADFHIKAAKTGMLSDSRTIEVVADNLNKYDFGAIVIDPVIITKHGAMLLEEAAYETFKKRLIPLATVITPNFYEAQKLTEMELANPQEIEAGATLLQSLGAKNVLIKGRHDSRSQEKVSDYLLLADGSGMWFTEPYVETDRVNGTGDTLSAVIAAELAKGNDVANAISIAKKFVHEAIANEINVGHQFGPINHWAGMNYFEQ, translated from the coding sequence ATGACAAATGAACAAGTTCAAGCCGTAACAATTGCCGGAAACGACTCCGACGGCAGTGCTGGGATGCCTGCAGACCTCCACGCTTTCTTCGCTCGACATGTCTATGGTATGGGAATTCTCACCGCCGCTGTTGCTGGTAATTCCCACAGCATCGCTGCCGCAGAGGTAATGCCACCGGATTTCATCGCCAAACAATTCGAAATGCTTGCTGCCGACTTTCACATTAAGGCGGCAAAGACTGGCATGCTGTCTGACAGTAGAACAATTGAGGTGGTCGCGGATAATCTCAACAAATACGACTTCGGGGCGATTGTGATTGATCCCGTAATTATCACGAAGCACGGTGCAATGCTCCTCGAAGAGGCGGCATATGAGACCTTTAAGAAACGCCTAATCCCCTTAGCAACGGTCATCACACCGAACTTTTACGAGGCACAGAAGTTGACGGAGATGGAGTTGGCTAATCCACAGGAAATCGAAGCTGGTGCCACGTTGCTCCAATCTCTGGGGGCTAAAAACGTGCTGATTAAGGGGCGCCATGATTCGAGGAGCCAAGAGAAAGTCAGTGACTACCTGCTTTTAGCGGACGGATCGGGCATGTGGTTCACTGAGCCTTACGTGGAAACCGACCGCGTCAACGGTACCGGAGACACACTCTCCGCCGTCATCGCTGCCGAGCTAGCCAAAGGCAACGACGTCGCTAACGCCATCTCCATCGCAAAGAAATTCGTTCATGAAGCAATCGCAAACGAGATTAACGTCGGCCACCAATTTGGCCCAATCAACCATTGGGCAGGCATGAATTACTTCGAACAGTAA
- the pstC gene encoding phosphate ABC transporter permease subunit PstC, with protein MDKDNIQVHLMKSSKATREDYFGKTICYLCIGLITVLVGCILYFITSRGIATFTQNHVKLGQFLSGTNWNPGVLDSHGNPEVGALPMIVTSFGVTILAALVATPFAIGMAVFMTEISPKRGTKLLQSVTELLVGIPSVVYGFVGLSVIVPTVRHIFGGTGFGILSGTLVLFVIILPTVTSLSVDSLRAVPVHYRQASLALGATRWQTIRKVVLKTATPGILTAIIFGMARAFGEALAVQMVIGNAVLMPTSLVSPSSTLTSQLTTQIGNTVMGTMQNNALWSLALILLLMSLVFNLVVRVIGNWGKHKYES; from the coding sequence ATGGATAAAGATAATATTCAAGTGCATTTGATGAAATCATCTAAAGCGACACGCGAAGATTATTTCGGAAAAACAATTTGTTACTTATGTATTGGCCTTATCACAGTATTGGTCGGCTGCATTTTGTACTTTATTACTTCACGTGGAATTGCCACTTTTACACAGAACCATGTTAAGCTGGGGCAATTTTTATCGGGTACAAATTGGAATCCGGGGGTGCTTGATAGTCACGGAAATCCAGAAGTCGGCGCGTTACCAATGATTGTCACATCATTTGGTGTCACAATTTTAGCAGCGCTTGTAGCCACACCGTTCGCGATCGGCATGGCCGTCTTCATGACCGAAATCTCACCTAAACGAGGGACCAAGTTACTTCAATCTGTAACAGAGTTGCTAGTTGGTATTCCATCTGTCGTCTATGGGTTTGTCGGATTATCAGTGATTGTACCAACAGTACGCCATATTTTCGGCGGCACTGGGTTTGGGATTTTATCTGGCACATTGGTATTGTTTGTCATTATTTTACCAACGGTGACCTCGTTATCTGTTGATAGCTTACGAGCAGTGCCCGTTCATTACCGGCAGGCCTCATTAGCATTAGGGGCGACCCGTTGGCAAACAATTCGAAAAGTGGTTCTGAAAACGGCGACTCCTGGAATTTTAACGGCAATCATCTTTGGCATGGCGCGGGCATTCGGCGAAGCGCTAGCTGTACAAATGGTGATTGGTAATGCGGTGTTAATGCCAACGAGCTTAGTCTCACCGTCGTCAACGCTGACAAGTCAGTTAACAACTCAAATTGGCAATACAGTCATGGGGACGATGCAAAATAATGCGCTCTGGTCATTAGCGTTGATCTTGTTACTCATGTCGTTAGTCTTTAACCTTGTTGTTAGAGTTATTGGTAATTGGGGGAAGCATAAGTATGAATCCTAA
- the rbsK gene encoding ribokinase: protein MARTITVIGSINVDHILQIEHNPEPGETIKANQISLAAGGKGANQAVASVRMGCNTNFIGAVGTDAESKFMLQELRRNGINTAGITKMDYETTGQAFVLVQEAGENSIIVNSGANAQLSPKMITANEHFITNADFVLAQLETPEKTTIKAFELAKEHGASTLLNPSPASPLSAALLKLTDLVIMNEPEVKRITGIKETDPASLTEMARFFHNQGVKVVIITLGERGSFSSNDGQEIAVPPVKAHEIDPTGAGDAYIGALVTHVKRDYSNLAEALLYASHASALAVQQLSAFPAMPTKEEVEASIARQQ, encoded by the coding sequence ATGGCAAGAACAATTACAGTAATTGGAAGCATCAATGTCGACCATATTTTGCAGATTGAACATAACCCGGAACCAGGAGAAACCATCAAAGCGAACCAAATCTCGCTAGCAGCCGGCGGTAAAGGGGCAAACCAGGCTGTGGCAAGCGTCCGAATGGGCTGCAACACCAACTTCATCGGGGCCGTCGGTACAGATGCCGAGAGCAAGTTCATGCTCCAAGAACTGCGACGAAACGGTATCAACACGGCTGGAATCACCAAGATGGACTACGAGACAACGGGGCAAGCATTCGTCCTCGTTCAAGAGGCCGGCGAGAACTCTATCATTGTGAATAGTGGCGCCAATGCCCAACTCTCACCTAAAATGATTACCGCAAACGAGCATTTTATTACAAACGCCGACTTCGTCCTCGCACAATTAGAGACACCGGAGAAAACCACGATTAAGGCGTTTGAGCTGGCCAAGGAACACGGGGCAAGTACCCTCTTGAACCCCTCACCAGCAAGCCCACTTTCTGCGGCACTCCTCAAATTGACTGATCTAGTAATCATGAACGAACCAGAGGTTAAGCGAATCACCGGTATTAAAGAGACCGATCCCGCTTCCTTAACCGAAATGGCCCGCTTCTTCCACAATCAAGGTGTCAAAGTTGTCATCATTACACTCGGTGAACGCGGCTCCTTCTCCTCTAACGATGGTCAGGAAATCGCCGTACCCCCAGTGAAAGCACACGAGATCGATCCCACCGGAGCTGGCGATGCCTACATCGGTGCTCTCGTCACCCACGTCAAAAGAGACTATAGCAATCTAGCGGAAGCACTGCTGTATGCAAGCCACGCCAGCGCATTGGCTGTCCAACAGTTAAGTGCATTTCCTGCCATGCCGACCAAAGAAGAGGTCGAAGCATCAATTGCCCGCCAACAGTAA
- the pstA gene encoding phosphate ABC transporter permease PstA, with amino-acid sequence MNPKRSNQIATGTIFGLVAIVVLILIGLIGYILFNGVPNISWHFITAEAQAFSAGGGIRDQLFNSLYLLILTLLISFPIALGAGIYLSEYASDNWITNVIRTMIEVLSSLPSVVVGLFGYLLFVIKFGFGFSILAGAIALTFFNLPLLTRQIEESLRTVPNLQREAGMSLGLSSWKTVTGIILPAAVPGIITGIILCAGRVFGEAAALIYTSGQSAPVVDYLNFNPLSPTSFLNPMRPAETLAVHIWKLNTEGVTPDAHQISSGASAVLIIVILIFNLGARALGSYTYRKMTATK; translated from the coding sequence ATGAATCCTAAACGATCAAATCAGATTGCAACTGGTACAATATTTGGACTCGTTGCGATTGTGGTATTAATTTTAATCGGCCTGATTGGGTACATTCTATTTAATGGCGTACCGAATATTTCTTGGCACTTTATCACAGCGGAAGCACAAGCATTTAGTGCGGGTGGTGGTATTCGGGATCAATTATTTAATTCGCTGTACCTGTTAATTTTGACATTGTTGATTTCTTTCCCAATCGCATTGGGTGCGGGAATTTATTTATCCGAGTATGCGAGTGATAACTGGATTACTAATGTTATCAGAACAATGATTGAAGTGTTAAGCTCACTGCCATCAGTGGTCGTTGGTCTGTTTGGCTACCTCCTGTTCGTCATTAAATTCGGGTTTGGGTTCTCTATCTTGGCTGGTGCGATTGCACTAACTTTTTTCAACTTACCGCTGCTAACTCGTCAAATTGAAGAGTCCTTGCGGACGGTACCAAATCTACAGCGTGAAGCTGGAATGTCATTAGGACTATCGAGTTGGAAAACCGTGACAGGAATTATACTACCAGCGGCAGTACCAGGAATCATCACGGGAATTATTTTGTGTGCTGGCCGGGTCTTCGGCGAGGCGGCTGCTTTGATCTATACCTCTGGGCAAAGTGCCCCGGTAGTGGACTATTTGAACTTTAATCCGCTCAGCCCGACGAGCTTTTTGAACCCTATGAGACCGGCAGAAACGTTAGCGGTGCATATTTGGAAATTGAATACTGAAGGGGTGACACCAGATGCCCACCAAATTTCAAGTGGAGCCTCAGCGGTTCTAATTATTGTCATTTTGATCTTTAATTTAGGTGCTCGGGCACTCGGAAGTTATACGTATCGTAAAATGACGGCCACAAAATAA
- a CDS encoding phosphate ABC transporter substrate-binding protein PstS family protein, giving the protein MNKKRFFATVAALGVVTIGLSACGNGGGSDSSSSSSSAKITAVGSTALQPLVEKAASNYQSQNKGVNISVQGGGSGTGLSQVQEGSVQIGNSDIFASQQSGIKASKLVDHKVAVVGMTPVVNKDVGVKNVSMDQLKQIFTGKITNWKQLGGKNEKITVVNRAKGSGTRATFEAAVLNGETAVKSQEQDSSGTVQKIVSTTPGVISYLAFSYVNDSLQALSIDNVKPTDANVETNDWKIWSYEHMYTKGQPNKATKEFLDYIVAKKQQKGLVKKMGYISIHDMKVSKDANNNVTDNKN; this is encoded by the coding sequence ATGAATAAGAAGAGATTTTTTGCAACAGTTGCAGCGTTGGGAGTCGTAACGATTGGTTTATCGGCATGTGGTAATGGTGGTGGGAGTGATAGTAGTAGTTCCTCATCGTCAGCCAAGATCACGGCGGTTGGCTCAACCGCACTACAACCATTAGTTGAAAAGGCTGCATCTAATTATCAATCTCAGAACAAAGGCGTTAACATTTCCGTTCAAGGAGGCGGATCGGGGACGGGATTAAGTCAAGTCCAAGAGGGATCCGTTCAAATTGGTAATTCTGATATTTTTGCTTCACAACAAAGTGGTATTAAAGCAAGCAAGTTAGTTGACCACAAAGTTGCCGTTGTTGGAATGACCCCGGTCGTTAACAAGGACGTTGGTGTTAAGAATGTGTCGATGGACCAGCTAAAACAAATTTTTACAGGCAAGATTACCAACTGGAAACAATTAGGTGGTAAAAACGAAAAAATTACGGTCGTTAACCGGGCTAAAGGTAGTGGAACCCGTGCCACGTTTGAAGCAGCCGTTTTGAACGGTGAAACGGCCGTCAAATCTCAAGAACAAGATTCTAGCGGAACGGTTCAAAAAATTGTCTCAACAACCCCAGGCGTAATTAGTTACTTAGCTTTCTCATACGTTAACGATTCGCTTCAAGCACTTTCAATTGACAATGTGAAACCAACCGATGCGAATGTAGAAACAAATGACTGGAAAATTTGGTCATATGAACATATGTATACTAAGGGTCAACCAAATAAAGCAACCAAAGAATTTCTAGACTATATTGTCGCGAAGAAACAGCAAAAGGGGTTAGTGAAAAAAATGGGTTATATTAGCATTCACGATATGAAGGTATCTAAGGATGCGAACAACAATGTTACCGATAATAAGAATTAA
- a CDS encoding LytTR family DNA-binding domain-containing protein: protein MHVRVEIDSNIVEPEVVIKAKEYNNQVRHLQQVIEENAAEQKKLLFFKDTTQYYLHLDEILFFETEERAVVAHVADDAYEVHERLYQLESELPQQFIRISKSTIVNVTKILSLNRSLSNCLIQFYDSYKQVYASRRYYKMLQDRLGKWR, encoded by the coding sequence ATGCACGTGCGAGTCGAAATTGATTCTAATATTGTGGAGCCGGAAGTAGTGATTAAGGCGAAGGAATACAACAATCAGGTGCGACACCTGCAGCAGGTGATTGAAGAGAATGCGGCAGAGCAGAAGAAGCTGCTGTTCTTCAAGGACACAACGCAATATTACCTCCATCTGGATGAAATTCTCTTCTTTGAAACGGAGGAGCGGGCAGTAGTTGCCCACGTTGCCGATGATGCGTATGAGGTGCACGAGCGTCTCTATCAACTGGAATCGGAACTCCCGCAACAATTTATTCGCATATCGAAGTCAACGATTGTGAACGTCACTAAGATTCTCTCACTTAATCGTTCACTCTCCAATTGCTTGATTCAATTCTATGATTCGTATAAGCAAGTATATGCGTCGCGACGGTACTATAAAATGCTACAAGATCGTTTAGGAAAGTGGAGGTAA
- a CDS encoding response regulator transcription factor, whose translation MIKHLLLMTKQLPLFIPINAYCNEQNWFVHNTTSSDEALTILKTQTVAAVLWDTTSVDFNETLTAISHMREKVMIPIIMLAKERNPEQIQQLFHHHVDDYLVEPFDYPEIIAILKQRFWLYDQITDANTESTDTAHQTVEPSAPKQLTFNNLTIDLQHYRVLRDDQDLGLTPKEFKLLHYLIQHPNQVLSREQLLQGVWDYYILGNSRMVDIHISHLRDKIEPDPQNPIWLQTVRGFGYVLKN comes from the coding sequence TTGATTAAGCATTTATTATTAATGACGAAACAGTTACCACTATTCATTCCAATCAATGCCTATTGCAACGAACAAAATTGGTTCGTTCACAACACAACCAGTTCTGACGAAGCGTTAACGATTCTAAAAACGCAAACTGTGGCGGCTGTGCTATGGGATACGACATCGGTTGACTTTAATGAGACACTCACGGCGATATCACATATGCGTGAAAAAGTAATGATCCCCATTATTATGCTCGCTAAAGAGCGCAACCCAGAACAGATACAACAACTATTTCACCACCATGTCGATGACTACCTAGTTGAACCCTTTGATTACCCAGAGATCATTGCAATTCTCAAACAACGATTTTGGTTATATGATCAGATCACTGATGCTAATACTGAGTCAACTGACACTGCTCACCAAACGGTTGAACCGTCAGCCCCCAAGCAACTCACCTTCAATAACCTCACCATTGATCTTCAGCACTATCGGGTATTGCGAGATGATCAGGATCTAGGACTCACCCCGAAAGAATTCAAACTACTCCACTACCTAATCCAACATCCTAATCAAGTTCTTAGTCGGGAACAACTATTACAGGGCGTCTGGGATTACTATATCTTAGGTAACTCACGAATGGTCGATATTCACATCAGTCATTTACGCGATAAAATTGAGCCAGATCCTCAAAATCCAATCTGGCTTCAAACCGTCCGTGGCTTCGGTTACGTTCTTAAAAACTAA
- a CDS encoding dihydroorotate dehydrogenase has protein sequence MPHNRLAVQLPGLNLKNPVMPSSGTCWYGQEFAQRYDLNQLGALVIKSTTLEPRAGNPLPNVAETSGGWLNAIGLKNVGVAETVSEKLPWLGHNFPELPIIASAAGFSQAEYVSVVEQLTQSPTVAAIELNLSCPNVDHGGLAMGTEPVVVEALTRACVEVSKVPLYVKLTPNITDITAIAVAAERGGAAGLTMINTLSGMAIDLKKRKPALSNITGGLSGAALKPIALAMIHRVRQVTSLPIIGVGGVESAADVLEMLLAGANAVQVGAANYHDPLACPKIIAALPVVMDYYHIESLSELTPINEH, from the coding sequence ATGCCACATAATCGTCTTGCCGTTCAATTACCCGGTTTAAACCTGAAGAATCCCGTCATGCCATCAAGTGGAACGTGTTGGTACGGCCAGGAATTTGCTCAGAGATACGATCTTAACCAACTTGGCGCGCTCGTCATTAAGTCCACCACGCTAGAACCGCGTGCTGGTAATCCCCTGCCAAATGTGGCCGAGACCTCCGGCGGCTGGCTCAATGCCATCGGCCTGAAAAATGTCGGTGTTGCAGAAACAGTCTCCGAGAAGCTCCCCTGGTTGGGACACAACTTTCCGGAATTACCAATCATTGCCAGTGCTGCCGGTTTCAGTCAGGCGGAATACGTCTCGGTCGTCGAACAATTGACGCAGTCACCCACGGTCGCTGCCATCGAGCTAAACCTATCATGCCCAAACGTCGATCATGGTGGGCTCGCGATGGGGACCGAACCTGTGGTAGTTGAGGCCCTCACCCGCGCATGTGTAGAAGTATCTAAAGTACCGCTCTACGTCAAACTAACCCCTAATATTACGGACATCACGGCAATTGCAGTGGCAGCAGAACGCGGTGGTGCAGCCGGTCTTACTATGATTAATACGCTCAGTGGCATGGCGATTGACCTAAAGAAACGTAAACCAGCTCTGTCAAATATCACTGGTGGATTATCAGGAGCCGCCCTCAAGCCGATTGCTCTTGCCATGATTCACCGTGTGCGACAGGTAACTAGCCTGCCCATTATTGGTGTTGGAGGAGTAGAAAGTGCAGCAGACGTTCTTGAGATGTTGTTGGCCGGCGCTAATGCAGTTCAGGTAGGCGCGGCAAATTACCATGATCCCCTTGCTTGTCCAAAGATTATTGCTGCACTACCGGTCGTCATGGATTATTACCACATAGAATCACTTTCTGAGCTTACGCCGATTAATGAGCATTAG
- a CDS encoding histidine phosphatase family protein produces the protein MKELQVKFVRHGQTFYNLMHKMQGWSDAPLTDRGIADLRKTAQGLKQIHFDAFYSSDLKRAMDTAEIIMQANTASDPDLQLQTDANFREVGFGIFEGIDDQIVGRKVGHPFGFDNFNDFIKQAGINQVRDATKIADSSGFAESSTDVYHRMAAGFQDLLEQNATGSTILVVTHGGFIRMLGEKYATKAQLAATNLPENGSVTTVLLTDQHVRVLDFARHNDQLDTDQAV, from the coding sequence ATGAAAGAATTACAAGTGAAATTCGTGCGGCACGGCCAAACCTTCTATAACTTAATGCATAAGATGCAGGGCTGGTCAGACGCACCACTGACCGACCGTGGAATTGCCGATTTACGAAAAACTGCGCAAGGGCTCAAGCAAATCCACTTCGATGCATTCTATAGCTCTGACCTAAAGCGTGCGATGGACACGGCAGAGATTATCATGCAGGCAAATACCGCTAGTGATCCCGACCTTCAATTACAGACTGATGCTAACTTTCGTGAGGTGGGCTTTGGTATCTTCGAAGGTATTGACGACCAGATTGTTGGCCGAAAAGTTGGCCACCCATTCGGTTTCGATAACTTCAACGATTTCATTAAACAAGCAGGCATCAACCAGGTCAGAGATGCAACCAAAATTGCTGACTCTAGCGGCTTTGCCGAGTCTTCTACGGACGTCTATCACCGCATGGCCGCCGGCTTTCAGGATTTACTTGAGCAAAACGCCACCGGCAGCACCATTCTGGTTGTTACACACGGGGGATTCATCCGCATGCTCGGCGAGAAGTACGCCACTAAGGCCCAACTTGCCGCTACCAACTTACCCGAAAACGGCAGTGTCACAACAGTATTACTAACAGACCAACATGTCCGAGTCTTAGATTTCGCCCGGCACAACGATCAGTTAGATACAGATCAAGCAGTTTAA
- a CDS encoding type 1 glutamine amidotransferase, whose translation MSETIRIAYLYEDLMNTYGDSGDVKILRYLLNKKGYEVEVENISLDDEFDTDQFDFVFFGGGQDYEQTVVAQNLPRMKEELADYIENGQPMLAICGGYQLLGTHYKMVDGTTIQGLGILPLHTVFKSDKRMIGDTKFMTEWGEVQAFENHSGQTFFDDPDKLHPLGTMIEGYGNNPVDGQEGMRYKNTVGSYAHGPILKNRNIANAFVEMILERHQTRSKRLDKAGAAS comes from the coding sequence TTGAGCGAGACTATTAGAATTGCATATCTATACGAAGACCTAATGAACACCTATGGCGATTCGGGTGACGTGAAGATTCTACGATATTTATTGAACAAAAAAGGTTATGAAGTTGAGGTGGAAAATATCTCCTTAGACGACGAGTTTGACACTGACCAGTTCGACTTCGTCTTCTTTGGCGGTGGCCAAGACTATGAGCAGACCGTCGTGGCGCAGAATTTACCTCGCATGAAAGAGGAACTAGCGGACTACATTGAGAATGGTCAGCCAATGCTTGCTATCTGTGGTGGCTATCAACTCCTTGGTACGCATTACAAGATGGTCGATGGCACGACGATTCAGGGATTGGGTATTCTGCCGCTTCACACCGTTTTCAAATCCGACAAAAGAATGATTGGCGACACGAAATTCATGACCGAATGGGGTGAAGTTCAGGCATTTGAGAATCACTCGGGTCAGACCTTCTTCGATGACCCCGATAAGTTGCATCCCCTAGGCACCATGATTGAAGGCTACGGCAATAATCCAGTGGACGGGCAGGAAGGAATGCGCTACAAGAACACTGTTGGTTCATATGCTCACGGCCCAATTCTGAAGAATCGGAACATTGCAAACGCATTTGTGGAGATGATTCTAGAACGCCACCAGACACGTAGCAAAAGGTTAGACAAGGCCGGCGCGGCTAGTTAA
- the phoU gene encoding phosphate signaling complex protein PhoU, which translates to MDGLFSDELKKLKWHFIEMGINVSEQIYQATKAFIDHDKELAQHVIEQDQTTNEEETGLEVQALNLMALQQPVADDFRSIISILKASSDLERIGDHAVNIARETIRASGSQRVVGIENAIAEMTASVRSMLEKVLDAYAQADEKVAREGAAADLEVDKQYILVRDSITAAMRQDAKTITASSSYLMVSRLLERVGDHIVNLSEWIVYSRTGELVELNPGKSDLEMLHTLLNNSEQELNQ; encoded by the coding sequence ATGGACGGATTATTTTCGGATGAATTAAAAAAGCTAAAGTGGCACTTTATTGAAATGGGAATTAACGTCAGTGAACAGATCTATCAAGCAACAAAGGCGTTTATTGACCACGATAAGGAGCTCGCACAACATGTAATAGAACAAGATCAAACTACTAATGAAGAAGAAACTGGGTTGGAAGTTCAGGCGTTGAATTTAATGGCGTTACAGCAGCCTGTGGCGGATGATTTTCGTTCAATTATTAGTATTTTAAAGGCCAGTTCAGATTTGGAACGAATCGGCGATCATGCCGTTAATATTGCACGCGAAACGATTCGCGCTAGTGGTAGTCAACGGGTTGTGGGAATTGAAAATGCCATTGCCGAGATGACGGCTTCAGTTCGGAGCATGCTAGAAAAAGTATTGGATGCGTATGCCCAAGCAGATGAAAAAGTCGCGCGTGAAGGGGCTGCCGCTGATTTGGAAGTCGATAAACAGTATATTTTAGTACGCGACAGCATCACCGCCGCAATGCGGCAGGATGCTAAAACGATTACGGCCAGTTCTAGTTACCTCATGGTATCACGGTTATTAGAGCGGGTTGGTGATCACATTGTTAACTTGTCAGAATGGATCGTTTATAGTCGAACTGGGGAATTAGTTGAGCTTAACCCAGGTAAATCAGATCTAGAAATGTTGCATACATTATTGAATAACTCGGAACAAGAGCTGAATCAATAG